A genome region from Mycobacterium florentinum includes the following:
- the clgR gene encoding transcriptional regulator ClgR: MSPLVREVIGEVLRLARTEQGRTLREVSDTARVSLGYLSEVERGRKEASSELLNAICDALEVPLSTVLTDAGERMASEERWAQRVPNAEVSTTTIDASTKVVIPPVASLAAV; encoded by the coding sequence ATGTCGCCATTGGTGCGCGAGGTCATCGGCGAGGTGCTGCGCCTGGCCCGAACGGAACAGGGCCGGACGCTGCGCGAGGTATCGGACACCGCGCGGGTGAGCCTCGGTTATCTCTCGGAGGTGGAACGCGGCCGCAAAGAGGCCTCCAGCGAGCTGCTGAACGCGATCTGCGACGCGTTGGAGGTCCCGCTGTCGACGGTGCTCACCGACGCCGGTGAGCGAATGGCGAGCGAGGAGCGCTGGGCGCAGCGCGTGCCGAACGCGGAGGTCAGCACGACCACCATCGACGCGAGCACCAAAGTCGTCATCCCGCCGGTGGCATCGCTCGCCGCGGTCTGA
- a CDS encoding limonene-1,2-epoxide hydrolase, with translation MTEVTGTAVANTRTVETFLNALMDADYETADASLDDNLVYENVGLPTIHGRAAAMKLFRRMDGRAGFEVKFHRIAADGATVLTERTDALILGPLRLQFWVCGVFEVHNGRITLWRDYFDFFDMTKALLRGVAALAIPSLKASF, from the coding sequence ATGACCGAGGTGACTGGGACAGCCGTCGCGAACACGCGCACGGTCGAGACTTTTCTGAACGCCTTGATGGACGCGGACTACGAAACCGCGGATGCCTCGCTGGACGACAACCTCGTCTACGAGAACGTCGGATTGCCGACGATCCACGGCCGCGCGGCAGCGATGAAGCTGTTCCGCCGCATGGACGGCCGCGCGGGATTCGAGGTCAAGTTCCACCGCATTGCCGCCGACGGCGCCACGGTGCTCACCGAACGCACCGACGCGCTGATCTTGGGCCCGCTGCGCCTGCAGTTCTGGGTGTGCGGCGTGTTCGAGGTGCACAACGGACGAATCACGTTGTGGCGGGACTACTTCGACTTCTTCGACATGACCAAGGCGTTGCTGCGCGGCGTGGCCGCGCTGGCGATTCCGTCGCTCAAAGCCTCGTTCTGA
- a CDS encoding mycofactocin-coupled SDR family oxidoreductase: MTARGPEGPLKGKVALITGAGRGQGRAHAVRLAGDGADVIAIDICAPIASVPYALATPEDLAATVKLVEDTGARIVAAQADVRDRESLTAAVQAGIDELGRLDIVVANAGIAPMQSGDDGWRDVIDVNLTGVYNTIKAAIPTMVKQGDGGSIVLISSAAGLAGVGSPDAGSVGYAAAKHGVVGLMRIYANLLAQQMIRVNSIHPSGVETPMINNEFTREWLAKMAAATDTPGAMGNAMPVETLDAEDIANAVAWLVSDQARYITGVTLPVDAGFLNK; the protein is encoded by the coding sequence GTGACTGCGCGCGGCCCGGAAGGGCCACTGAAGGGAAAAGTCGCGCTGATCACCGGTGCGGGCCGCGGCCAGGGCCGCGCCCACGCGGTTCGGCTGGCCGGCGACGGCGCCGATGTGATCGCCATCGACATCTGTGCGCCGATCGCCAGCGTCCCCTATGCCCTGGCCACGCCCGAGGACCTGGCGGCCACCGTCAAACTCGTCGAGGACACCGGCGCCCGCATCGTGGCCGCACAGGCCGACGTGCGTGATCGCGAGTCGCTGACGGCCGCGGTGCAGGCCGGCATCGACGAGCTCGGCCGGCTCGACATCGTGGTGGCCAACGCCGGCATCGCCCCGATGCAATCCGGTGACGACGGCTGGCGCGACGTGATCGACGTCAACCTCACCGGCGTCTACAACACGATCAAGGCCGCGATACCCACCATGGTCAAGCAGGGCGACGGTGGGTCGATCGTGCTGATCAGTTCGGCCGCGGGCCTGGCCGGTGTCGGCAGCCCGGACGCCGGGTCGGTCGGCTACGCCGCGGCCAAGCACGGCGTGGTCGGGTTGATGCGGATTTATGCGAATCTGCTTGCCCAGCAAATGATCCGAGTCAACTCGATCCACCCCTCCGGGGTGGAGACGCCGATGATCAACAACGAGTTCACCCGGGAATGGCTGGCCAAGATGGCCGCCGCGACCGACACGCCGGGGGCGATGGGCAACGCGATGCCGGTGGAGACGCTGGACGCCGAGGACATCGCCAATGCGGTGGCGTGGCTGGTCTCCGACCAGGCGCGCTACATCACCGGCGTGACCCTGCCGGTCGACGCGGGCTTTTTGAACAAGTAG
- a CDS encoding SAM-dependent methyltransferase: MARNPAAQTAFGPMVLAAVEQNEPAGRRLVDDDLADLFLPAPLRWLVATTRAAPIRRLMIRGSEWAGPGLWANLACRKRFIADKITESLDDIKAVVILGAGLDTRAYLLNRQVRMPVFEVDLPVNIARKAQAVRRVLGGPPLSVRLVALDFERDDLLTALAEHGYHTDYRAFFVCEGVTQYLTEDGVRRTLDGLRAAAPGSRLVFTYVRRDFIDGTNLYSTRTLYRKVRKRQQLWHFGIEPDEVADFIAEYGWRLVEQAGPDELVARYVEPTGRKLKASQLEWSAYAEKT, encoded by the coding sequence ATGGCGCGAAACCCCGCTGCACAGACCGCTTTTGGCCCGATGGTGCTGGCCGCCGTCGAGCAGAACGAACCGGCCGGGCGCCGCCTGGTCGACGACGACCTCGCGGACCTCTTCCTGCCGGCCCCGCTGCGCTGGCTGGTCGCCACTACCCGGGCGGCGCCGATCCGGCGCCTGATGATCCGCGGATCGGAATGGGCCGGCCCCGGACTGTGGGCAAACCTGGCCTGCCGCAAGCGCTTCATCGCCGACAAGATCACCGAATCGCTCGACGACATCAAAGCGGTGGTGATCCTCGGCGCCGGACTCGACACCCGCGCCTACCTGCTGAACCGGCAGGTCCGCATGCCGGTCTTCGAAGTGGATCTGCCGGTCAACATCGCCCGCAAGGCCCAGGCGGTACGAAGGGTGCTGGGGGGTCCACCCCTCTCGGTTCGATTGGTGGCCTTGGATTTCGAGCGCGACGACCTGCTCACCGCGCTGGCCGAGCACGGCTATCACACCGATTACCGGGCCTTCTTCGTCTGCGAAGGCGTCACGCAGTACCTCACCGAAGACGGCGTGCGGCGAACACTCGACGGCCTGCGTGCGGCCGCGCCGGGCAGCCGGCTGGTGTTCACCTACGTCCGCCGCGACTTCATCGACGGGACCAATCTGTATAGCACCCGCACGTTGTATCGCAAAGTCCGCAAGCGCCAACAACTTTGGCATTTCGGCATCGAGCCCGACGAGGTCGCCGACTTCATCGCCGAGTACGGTTGGCGGCTGGTCGAGCAAGCCGGACCGGATGAACTGGTCGCGCGTTACGTCGAGCCCACCGGCCGCAAACTCAAAGCGTCGCAACTGGAATGGTCGGCCTACGCCGAGAAGACGTAA
- a CDS encoding amino-acid N-acetyltransferase, whose product MTERSRDSQKVVVRRARTSDVPAIKHLVDTYAGKILLEKALVTLYEAVQEFWVAELDGRVVGCGALHVFWSDLGEIRTVAVDPVVTGHGVGHAIVTRLVDAARELQLQRIFVLTFETEFFGRHGFTEIEGTPVTAEVFEEMCRSYDIGVAEFLDLSYVKPNILGNTRMLLLL is encoded by the coding sequence GTGACCGAACGTTCTCGGGATAGCCAGAAGGTCGTCGTCCGGCGCGCGCGAACATCCGACGTCCCCGCGATCAAGCACCTCGTCGACACCTATGCGGGCAAGATCCTGCTGGAAAAAGCCCTGGTGACGCTGTACGAGGCCGTCCAGGAGTTCTGGGTGGCCGAGCTCGACGGCAGGGTGGTCGGCTGCGGTGCGTTGCACGTGTTCTGGTCGGATCTCGGCGAGATCCGCACCGTCGCGGTCGACCCGGTGGTGACGGGCCACGGTGTCGGCCACGCGATCGTCACGCGGCTCGTCGACGCCGCCCGCGAGCTGCAGCTGCAGCGGATCTTCGTGCTGACCTTCGAAACCGAGTTCTTCGGCCGGCACGGATTCACCGAGATCGAGGGCACGCCGGTCACCGCCGAGGTGTTCGAGGAGATGTGCCGCTCCTACGACATCGGGGTGGCCGAGTTCCTGGACCTGAGCTACGTCAAGCCGAACATCCTGGGCAACACCCGGATGCTGCTGCTGCTCTAG
- the pspM gene encoding phage shock envelope stress response protein PspM, giving the protein MAVKATQRGAWRAVLQRGLDTAADLSGFVAQKISAAADPRARLLRRRRRALRWAWIFTVGSVFWGLVTAVLAWWGWFVLLLQITGGIAVIQVIPATLLFFRYHWLKAEPLPASRPVNARRLPPPGSAARPAMYALGASERGFFSLLGVIERGAMLPADEISDLTAAANKTSAAMASTAAEVLSMERAAHHSESSRAYLVPTINAFTAQLSAGVRQYNEMVTAVAQLVSSANGDGLADAHERYRAELVEATDRLTGWAQAFDELGGLPRR; this is encoded by the coding sequence ATGGCGGTGAAGGCAACGCAGCGCGGCGCTTGGCGGGCAGTGCTGCAGCGCGGGCTGGACACCGCGGCCGATTTGTCCGGCTTCGTCGCCCAGAAGATCAGCGCGGCCGCCGATCCGCGGGCCCGGCTGCTGCGCCGTCGTCGTCGGGCACTGCGCTGGGCCTGGATCTTCACCGTCGGCAGCGTGTTCTGGGGTTTGGTCACGGCCGTGCTGGCGTGGTGGGGCTGGTTCGTGCTGCTGCTGCAGATCACCGGCGGGATCGCGGTGATCCAGGTGATTCCCGCGACGCTGCTGTTCTTCCGCTACCACTGGCTCAAGGCCGAGCCGCTGCCGGCCAGCCGACCCGTCAACGCCCGACGACTGCCGCCACCGGGTTCGGCGGCGCGGCCCGCGATGTATGCGCTCGGGGCGTCCGAGCGCGGGTTCTTCTCGCTGCTGGGTGTCATCGAGCGCGGCGCCATGCTGCCGGCCGACGAGATCAGCGACCTGACCGCTGCGGCGAACAAGACGTCGGCGGCGATGGCATCCACTGCCGCGGAAGTGCTGTCGATGGAGCGCGCGGCGCACCACTCGGAATCGTCGCGCGCGTATCTGGTGCCCACCATCAACGCGTTCACCGCACAGCTGAGTGCGGGCGTGCGGCAGTACAACGAAATGGTCACCGCCGTAGCGCAATTGGTTTCTTCAGCAAACGGTGATGGGTTAGCGGACGCGCACGAGCGTTACCGGGCCGAACTGGTCGAGGCTACCGACCGGCTGACCGGTTGGGCTCAGGCGTTCGACGAACTCGGCGGACTGCCGCGCCGCTAG
- the pspA gene encoding phage shock protein PspA, producing MANPFVKAWKYVMALFNAKIDEHADPKIQIQQAIEEAQRTHQALTQQAAQVIGNQRQLEMRLNRQLADIEKLQVNVRQALTLADQATAGGDAAKATEYTNAAEAFAAQLVTAEQSVEDLKTLHDQALGAAAQAKKAVERNAMVLQQKIAERTKLLSQLEQAKMQEQVSASLRSMSEIAAPGNTPSLDEVRDKIERRYANAVGSAELAQNSVQGRMLEVQQASVEMAGHSRLEQIRASMRGEALPTGGTPAAPGATPATPAEEQIAEKPFGQ from the coding sequence ATGGCCAATCCGTTCGTCAAAGCGTGGAAATACGTCATGGCGCTGTTCAACGCGAAAATTGACGAGCACGCCGACCCCAAGATCCAGATCCAGCAGGCCATCGAGGAAGCCCAGCGCACGCATCAAGCGCTGACCCAGCAGGCGGCGCAGGTGATCGGCAACCAGCGTCAGCTGGAGATGCGGCTCAACCGGCAGCTGGCCGACATCGAGAAGCTCCAGGTCAACGTGCGCCAGGCGCTGACGCTGGCCGACCAGGCCACCGCCGGCGGGGACGCCGCCAAGGCCACCGAGTACACCAACGCCGCCGAGGCGTTCGCGGCCCAGCTGGTCACCGCCGAGCAGAGCGTCGAAGACCTCAAGACACTGCACGACCAGGCCCTGGGCGCGGCGGCGCAGGCCAAGAAGGCCGTCGAACGCAACGCCATGGTGTTGCAGCAGAAGATCGCCGAGCGCACCAAGCTGCTCAGCCAGCTCGAGCAGGCGAAGATGCAGGAGCAGGTCAGCGCGTCGCTGCGGTCGATGAGCGAGATCGCCGCGCCGGGCAACACGCCGAGCCTCGACGAGGTGCGCGACAAGATCGAACGCCGCTACGCCAATGCGGTCGGCTCTGCCGAGCTCGCCCAGAATTCGGTGCAGGGCCGCATGCTCGAGGTGCAGCAGGCCAGCGTCGAGATGGCGGGTCATTCCCGGCTCGAGCAAATCCGCGCGTCGATGCGCGGCGAGGCCCTGCCGACGGGCGGAACACCCGCGGCCCCCGGCGCCACCCCGGCCACCCCGGCCGAGGAACAAATCGCCGAGAAACCCTTTGGTCAGTAG
- a CDS encoding putative quinol monooxygenase produces MPVVVVATLTVKPESVDIVRDILTAAVEEVHEEPGCQLYSVQQSGETFVFIEQWADEEALKVHSTAPAIGKLFAAAGEHLSGAPDIKTLQPIPAGDPDKGQLRK; encoded by the coding sequence ATGCCCGTCGTCGTCGTCGCCACTTTGACCGTCAAACCCGAGTCGGTCGACATCGTCCGCGACATCCTCACCGCCGCGGTCGAAGAAGTTCACGAAGAGCCGGGCTGCCAGCTTTACTCGGTGCAACAGAGCGGCGAAACGTTCGTCTTCATCGAGCAGTGGGCCGACGAAGAGGCGCTCAAGGTGCACAGCACGGCGCCCGCGATCGGCAAGCTGTTCGCTGCGGCCGGTGAGCACCTGTCCGGCGCGCCGGACATCAAGACGCTGCAGCCCATCCCCGCGGGCGACCCGGACAAGGGACAACTGCGCAAGTGA
- the pgsA gene encoding CDP-diacylglycerol--glycerol-3-phosphate 3-phosphatidyltransferase: protein MSGQPQTGPVAPRVSIANLANVLTLLRLMLVPIFLLALFAGSGHETAARIVAFVVFAVACITDRLDGLLARNYGMATEFGAFVDPIADKMLIGSALVGLSMLGDLPWWVTVLILIREIGVTVLRLAVIRRGVIPASWGGKLKTFVQAVAIGLFVLPLSGPFLVAASVVMAVAIVLTLVTGIDYVASTVREVRRTGT from the coding sequence GTGTCGGGGCAGCCGCAGACGGGACCGGTGGCGCCACGCGTCAGCATCGCCAACCTGGCCAATGTCCTCACGCTCTTGCGGCTGATGCTGGTTCCGATCTTCCTGCTCGCATTGTTCGCCGGGAGCGGTCACGAAACCGCGGCGCGGATCGTGGCGTTCGTGGTGTTCGCGGTGGCGTGCATCACCGACCGGCTGGACGGCCTGCTCGCCCGCAACTACGGCATGGCGACCGAATTCGGCGCGTTCGTCGATCCGATCGCCGACAAGATGCTGATCGGGTCGGCGTTGGTCGGACTGTCGATGCTGGGCGATCTGCCCTGGTGGGTGACCGTGCTGATCCTGATCCGCGAGATCGGGGTGACGGTGTTGCGGCTGGCCGTCATTCGCCGCGGCGTGATCCCGGCCAGCTGGGGCGGCAAACTGAAAACTTTTGTCCAGGCGGTGGCCATCGGGCTGTTCGTGCTGCCGCTGTCGGGGCCGTTCCTGGTGGCGGCGTCGGTGGTGATGGCCGTCGCGATCGTGCTGACCCTGGTCACCGGAATCGACTACGTGGCCTCGACCGTCAGGGAAGTGCGGCGGACGGGAACCTAG
- a CDS encoding type VII secretion target, producing MADLAVTPEHLDTLAKKQDQAATQATTAASAGSNVEVATWVTHGIISGASNVAFTRAAAARKKTADAVSKASTDLAGKLRTAKTVYGSADGEASENIDRQLLDR from the coding sequence ATGGCTGACCTAGCCGTCACACCCGAACACCTCGACACGTTGGCGAAGAAACAAGACCAGGCGGCCACCCAGGCCACGACCGCGGCATCGGCGGGCTCCAATGTGGAAGTCGCCACCTGGGTCACCCACGGCATCATCAGCGGGGCATCCAATGTGGCTTTCACCAGGGCTGCGGCCGCGCGGAAAAAGACCGCCGATGCCGTGAGCAAGGCGTCGACCGATCTGGCCGGCAAGCTGCGCACGGCGAAAACCGTCTATGGAAGCGCCGACGGCGAAGCGAGCGAGAACATCGACCGACAGCTCCTGGATCGCTGA
- a CDS encoding FtsK/SpoIIIE family DNA translocase gives MASKTAARSGTRTSRSKATSRSSGSRSARPAPARKKASRRAKRRHRSLLVAAGITGGRAMRATWLMAARGTGGAARSIGRARDIEPGHRRDGVALVLLALAVVVAASSWFDAARPIGAWVDAVLRTFIGAGVLALPAVLGAVAVVLMRTQPNPEARPRLILGASMISFSLLGLRHLWSGSPGDPELRRRAAGFIGFAIGGPLADGLTPWIAAPLLFIGAMFGLLLLTGTTIRELPEMMRALFGTPFVDELYADEDDYEYADDEAREDFSDGYYDQAAPDKEPQAWPAADKTPVVLDDPLPDETPTVPEPAIAKTRRRAVKKPDTPVVDRVVEGPYALPSMDLLVPGDPPKKRSAANTQMAEAIGEVLTQFKVDAAVTGCTRGPTVTRYEVELGPGVKVEKITALQKNIAYAVATESVRMLAPIPGKSAVGIEVPNTDREMVRLADVLTDPSTRRDHHPLIIGLGKDIEGEMISANLAKMPHLLVAGSTGSGKSSFVNSMLVSLLTRATPEEVRMILIDPKMVELTPYEGIPHLITPIITQPKKAAAALAWLVEEMEQRYQDMQASRVRHIDDFNTKVRSGAITAPLGSQREYRPYPYVVAIVDELADLMMTAPRDVEDAIVRITQKARAAGIHLVLATQRPSVDVVTGLIKTNVPSRLAFATSSLTDSRVILDQQGAEKLIGMGDALFLPMGANKTVRLQGAFITDDEIHAVVTACKDQAEPEYTEGVTTAKPTAERTDVDPDIGDDMDVFLQAVELVVSSQFGSTSMLQRKLRVGFAKAGRLMDLMETRGIVGPSEGSKAREVLVKPDELAGTLALIRGGANADGSDLPEE, from the coding sequence ATGGCTAGTAAGACCGCTGCCCGCTCCGGAACCCGAACGAGCAGGTCAAAGGCCACTTCGCGGTCTAGCGGGTCTCGAAGTGCGCGACCGGCACCCGCCCGCAAGAAGGCGAGCAGGCGGGCCAAACGGCGCCACCGGTCCCTGCTCGTCGCCGCCGGCATAACCGGCGGGCGGGCGATGCGGGCCACCTGGCTGATGGCGGCACGGGGTACCGGCGGCGCGGCACGGTCGATCGGGCGGGCCCGTGACATCGAGCCCGGGCACCGCCGCGACGGGGTCGCGCTGGTGTTGCTCGCGCTTGCCGTCGTGGTTGCCGCGAGCTCGTGGTTCGATGCCGCGCGGCCGATCGGCGCGTGGGTCGACGCGGTGCTGCGCACGTTCATCGGGGCCGGTGTCCTGGCGCTGCCGGCCGTACTCGGTGCGGTGGCGGTGGTGCTGATGCGCACTCAACCCAATCCCGAGGCGCGGCCGCGGCTGATCCTGGGCGCGAGCATGATCAGCTTTTCGCTGCTCGGTCTGCGCCACCTGTGGTCGGGTTCACCGGGAGACCCCGAATTACGCCGTCGCGCAGCAGGATTCATCGGCTTTGCGATCGGCGGCCCACTGGCCGACGGGTTGACGCCCTGGATCGCCGCGCCACTGTTGTTCATCGGCGCGATGTTCGGGCTGCTGCTACTGACCGGCACCACCATCCGCGAGCTGCCCGAAATGATGCGCGCCCTGTTCGGCACCCCGTTCGTCGACGAGCTCTACGCCGACGAGGACGACTACGAATACGCCGATGACGAAGCGCGCGAAGACTTTTCCGACGGGTACTACGACCAGGCCGCGCCGGATAAGGAGCCGCAGGCGTGGCCGGCGGCCGACAAGACCCCCGTCGTTCTCGACGACCCGCTGCCGGACGAGACGCCCACCGTTCCCGAACCCGCGATCGCGAAGACCCGCCGTCGTGCCGTCAAGAAGCCGGACACCCCGGTGGTCGACCGGGTCGTCGAAGGCCCCTACGCGCTGCCGTCGATGGACCTGCTCGTCCCCGGCGACCCACCCAAGAAGCGCAGCGCGGCCAACACCCAGATGGCCGAGGCCATCGGTGAGGTGCTGACCCAGTTCAAGGTCGACGCGGCCGTCACCGGCTGCACCCGCGGTCCCACCGTCACCCGCTACGAGGTGGAGCTGGGACCGGGCGTCAAGGTCGAGAAGATCACGGCGCTGCAGAAGAACATCGCCTATGCCGTGGCCACCGAGAGCGTCCGGATGCTGGCCCCGATCCCCGGCAAGTCCGCCGTCGGTATCGAGGTGCCCAACACCGACCGCGAAATGGTGCGGCTGGCCGACGTGCTCACCGACCCGTCGACCCGCCGGGACCACCACCCGCTGATCATCGGGCTCGGCAAGGACATCGAGGGCGAGATGATCTCGGCCAACCTCGCCAAGATGCCGCACCTGCTGGTGGCCGGCTCCACCGGATCCGGTAAGTCCAGCTTCGTCAACTCCATGCTGGTGTCGCTGCTGACCCGGGCCACCCCGGAAGAGGTCAGGATGATCCTGATCGACCCGAAGATGGTAGAACTCACGCCGTACGAAGGCATTCCGCATCTGATCACGCCGATCATCACCCAGCCGAAGAAGGCGGCCGCCGCGCTGGCCTGGCTGGTCGAGGAGATGGAGCAGCGCTACCAGGACATGCAGGCCTCCCGGGTGCGGCACATCGACGACTTCAACACCAAGGTGCGATCCGGCGCCATCACCGCGCCGCTGGGCAGCCAGCGCGAATACCGGCCCTACCCGTACGTGGTCGCGATCGTCGACGAGCTGGCCGACCTGATGATGACCGCGCCGCGCGACGTCGAGGACGCGATCGTGCGGATCACCCAGAAGGCCCGCGCCGCCGGCATCCACCTGGTGCTGGCCACCCAGCGCCCGTCCGTCGACGTGGTCACCGGGCTGATCAAGACGAATGTGCCCTCGCGGCTGGCGTTCGCGACGTCGTCGCTGACCGACAGCCGGGTGATCCTGGACCAGCAGGGTGCCGAGAAGCTGATCGGCATGGGCGACGCCCTGTTCCTGCCGATGGGCGCCAACAAGACCGTCCGGCTGCAGGGTGCCTTCATCACCGACGACGAGATCCACGCCGTCGTCACCGCCTGCAAGGACCAGGCCGAACCCGAATACACCGAGGGCGTCACCACCGCCAAGCCCACCGCCGAGCGCACCGACGTCGACCCCGACATCGGCGACGACATGGACGTCTTCCTGCAGGCCGTCGAGCTGGTGGTGTCCAGCCAGTTCGGCTCCACCTCGATGCTGCAGCGCAAGCTGCGCGTCGGCTTCGCCAAGGCCGGCCGGCTGATGGACCTGATGGAGACCCGCGGCATCGTCGGGCCGTCCGAGGGATCCAAGGCGCGCGAGGTGCTGGTCAAGCCCGACGAGCTGGCCGGAACGCTGGCGCTGATCCGCGGTGGCGCCAACGCCGACGGATCCGACCTCCCAGAGGAGTAA